AGGTCCTGGACCTGCACGTGGATAATTTCGCGGGCCGGGACAACGGGCGCACCCATGCGCCCACGCCCTTTTATGTGTCGTCGAAGGGATATGGTGTCTTTATCAACGCCGCGCGTTACCTGGAAGTCTACGCAGGCACAGCGGTGAGACGAGACAGCCCGCACCCGCCCGCGGTGAAAGACCGCAATCTTAACAAGACCTGGTCTTCCCGTCCTTATTCGGACGCCGTGGAGATATTGGTGCCCGCGGAAGGCGCAGAGGTATACCTGTTGGGCGGACCAACGCCGCTGGAGGCCGTGCGCCGGTACAACCTGTTGTGCGGGGGCGGTTGTCTGCCCCCCCGCTGGGGGCTTGGTTTTATGCAGCGGCTGCAACGGCTGGCCACGGCGGAAGACGCACTACGCGAAGCGCACGACTTTGGCGATAAGGGGTACCCGCTGGATGTCATCGGCCTGGAGCCGGGTTGGCAAAGCAGCTCCTATCCCTGTACGCTCCGCTGGGACAGTACCCGTTTTCCCGATCCCCGTCGCTTTCTCGACGGGATGCACGCGGCGGACGTGCGGGTCAACCTCTGGACCAATCCTTATGTATCTCCTACATCGCCGATCTACAAAGCGCTGTTACCGTATACCGGTTCGCATACCGTTTGGGCAGGCGTCGTGGCGGATATGACGCTGCCACAGGCCCGGGCGCTCTTTTTCGGGCAACTCCAAAAGGACCAGGTCTACCCCGGCGTGAGCGGCTACAAATTCGACGAGGTCGACGGGGGAGACGTCTACCTCTGGCCGGACGTTGCCACCTGGCCATCCGGCCACAGTGCCGAACAAATGCGCCAAACGTACGGACTGCTGATGCAACGCTACAGCACCGCGCTCTACCGTGCCAGGAACCAGCGCACCTTTGGCCTGGTAAGAGCTTCCGGGGGCGGGGGCGCTTCTTACCCTTACGTCATCTACAACGACTACTATAACCATGAAGACTTTATCACCGCATTGGTGAACAGCGGCTTTGCAGGCGTCCTGTGGACCCCGGAGGTGCGCGCCTCCAAAACCGCGGAGGAATGGCTCCGCCGCGTACAGTCGAATGTGTTTTCGCCCCTGGCCATGATCAACGCCTGGGCGAGTGGAACAAAACCCTGGTCTTTTCCCGAGGTTGCGAACCAGGTCAAGGCGATGGCGCTTCTCCGCATGCGCATGATGCCGTATTGGTATACCGCTTTTGCGCGGTATCACTTTCAGGGGGTTCCGCCCTTTCGGGCGATGGTGCTGGAGGCGGGCTTTAGCGAGGGGGCGCTCGCAATGGACGCCGCCCCCGCTGCGAAAGGCGCCCCCGCCAGGGGCGACACCGCCCTCGAAGCCAATCCCTACGCCGAAGCCACCGCCCGCGAGGTCAAGGACCAGTATATGGCGGGCGATTGTCTCCTGGTCGCGCCCATGTTCACCGGCCAGACAACGCGAAAAGTCATCCTGCCGAAGGGCCGCTGGTATGACTTCTATACGGGCGCCTACGCCGGCGACGGAGAGGTGATCAGCGTGACGCCCGGTCTCGATAAGATCCCGCTTTTTGTAAAGGAGGGCGGGATGATCCCGATGATGCCGCCGCTTTTACACGCACCCGCCGCGGGTCAGCGTGTAGACCTGGAGATCCGTTGCTACGGCGCACAGGGCACGGGACGGTTGTACGACGACGACGGGGAAACCTACGATTATACGCGCGGGTTGTACACCTGGCGGACGCTGCGCTTCAGCCGCGATGCACAGGGGCGTTTGACCGGCGCGATCTCCGGACCGGAGAGGGGGAAGCCGAACACGGTGGGGGCGGTGACGTGGAAGGATATGACGGGCGCCGCAGGCGCGCCGGTCCCTGGCGGGGCGGCGACGCGGGGCGACGGGCCCCAGGCAGTTGCCACGGCCGACGGGCCCCATGCGGCTGCCACGGCCGGCAGGCCGCGCCCGGCAGGCGACACCGCGACCCCGCTGGCACTGGTCGTCGACACTGGAACCGCGCTCGCGCTGGTGATCGACACCCTGCGCGCGCTCACGCTAACAGAAGCCGCCTGGGCCATGACCCAGGAACCGGTCACGGTAACGGCATCGCACTGCGCGCGGAGCGCAGGTGGACCACATGACTTTTATTCGGAGGGCGATTATTGGTGGCCGGTACCGGGGCACCCGGACAGTCCTTATGTGCAGCATGACGGACAGACCAACCCCGACAATTTTACAAAACACCGGGAAGCGATGATCCGGTTTAGCCGGATCGTGGGGGCCCTTGCGTCGGCTTATGTACTGACAAAGGACGACGATTATGTGCGGGCAGCGCTGCGGCACGTCCGGGCGTGGTTTGTAGATACGGCAACGCGGATGAACCCGGATCTTCGGTTTGCCCAGGCTATCCAGGGTAGGGCTACCGGGCGGGGCACGGGGATCATCGACGCCATCCAACTGATGGAAGTGGCGCAGGGGTTGCGGGTGATGGCGCCCTCCGGGGCGATGGACCAAAACACCCTGGAAGGTGCCCGTGCCTGGTTCCGGGACTATCTGCACTGGCTCACGACACACCCGTACGGGCTGGACGAAATGAACGCGGCCAACAACCACGGCACCTGCTGGGTAATGCAGGCGGCGGTGTTTGCGCGGTTTACGGGGGAGGACAGCATGGAAGACTTTTGCAGGGACCGATACGAACATGTCCTGCTTCAGAAACAGATGGCAGCCGGCGGCAGTTTCCCCCCGGAGCTGAAACGCACCAAGCCTTTTGGCTATTCTATATTCAACCTGGACGCCATGGCCACGATCTGCCAGGTACTTGATCTATGGCAGTACCGGACGGACGACGGACGGGACATCGCAAAGGGGGTGGCGTTTCTTTATCCCTACTTAGCCGACAAAACGAAATGGCCTTATCCGCACGATGTGATGCATTGGAACGACTGGCCGGTGGCGCAGCCGTGTCTTCTTTTTGGTGCGCTGGCTTTCCATCGACAGGATTGGTTGCGTGCCTGGGCGCGGTTGGCGCATGCGCCGACGGACCCGGAGGTATTGCGCAACCTGCCCGTTAGGCATCCTTTGATTTGGCTGGATGTTACCGAGAACGTTCTCGGTGATTTGCGAGGCCAAAATCGCTGAATAAAAGGTGATTTTTCGGTAAAAAAGACGTCAAAAAATTAACGTAGTTGCATATATGAGAAAGTTAGGAAATGCATTGGTATTGTTTGCCGTTACGGCAAGTTGGGGATTGCAGGCAAGAGCGCAAGGGCCGCTGGCGACGGCGCAGGGGCCGGCCAGCGACGGCCGTGTAGAAGTGGCCGGAGGCGGGAAGGCGGACGCCGCCGACACCACCGATAAAATGGCCTGGTGGCGCGACGCCCGTTTCGGGTTGTTTATCCATTGGGGCGTGTACTCCGTACCCGGAGGAGAATACGATGGACACGCCATCGGGCATGCGGGGGAGTGGATCATGAACCGGGGGAAAATACCGGTGGCGCAGTATCAGCAATTTGCAAAAGCGTTTAATCCTGTTAAATATAACCCGGACGCGTGGGTACGGATGGCCCGGGATGCAGGGATGAAATACATCGTGATTACGGCCAAACACCATGATGGCTTTGCGATGTTTAAAACCGGCGCGAGCAAATGGAACATCGTGGACGCGACACCGTATGGGCGGGACGTCCTCAAACCGCTGGCGGCGGCTTGCCGTAAATACGGGATAAAGCTGGGCTTTTATTACTCGCAGGCGCAGGACTGGAATAACCCGGGGGGCGCGGCTGCACGGAAAGTGACTTCCGAGGGGTGGGCCAACCCGGATTCTGCGACGATAGACGCGTATACGGCGGCGCACCAGGGACACTGGGATCCGGCACAAACGACGCGTTCTTTTGCGGACTATATAGACCAGGTGGCGGTGCCACAGGTGCGGGAACTCCTGACCAATTATGGTAAAGTGGCGGTATTGTGGTGGGATACGCCGGTGGGGATGAACGATACGCTGGCGAAAAAGCTAAGCGATGCGCTGGCGCTTCAGCCGGGCATCATTACCAATGACCGGCTGGAACGCCCGGATTTTCCGGGTGACTATAAAACCCCGGAACAAAGAATCCCGAAACTAAACGAGTTGGACGGCAAGGACTGGGAAACCTGTATGACGATGAACGGGACCTGGGGATACAAACCCTCCGATACCAAATGGAAAACGCCGGAAACGCTTATCCGGAACCTGATCGATATCGCCTCAAAAGGCGGGAACTACCTGTTGAACGTGGGCCCGACACCGGAAGGGGAGATCCCGCCGGCGAGCGTGGAGCTCCTGAAGGCCATGGGCGCCTGGATGAAGGTCAATGGGGAGGCGATTTACGGCACCAAGGCGAGCCCACTGGGGCCGCTGTCCTGGGGACGTTGTACCAAAAAGACGGACGGAACGAATACGCGGTTGTACCTCTCTGTTTTTGACTGGCCGGCGGACGGCAAACTGCTGGTGCCGGGTTTGACAAAAACGGTAAGCTCCGCGCGGTTGCTGGCGGGTGGGCAGCAGGTGTTCACCGAAGCCGCTGCCGACGGATTACAAATCCACCTGCCTGCAAAGGCACCGGACACGATCGCCAGCGTGGTGTGTGTGGAAGTAGAAGGGGTGCTGTAAGGCGCCCTTATTTTCCCCGATACTGCAAACGATTGCAGCGCCGGAAAGCCCGACACATGGGCGGACGCGAAAAAACCTAAATGCTGCTTGTTATATGAAATTGCTTGTCTTGTTGTGCTGCTGCGCTTTGCTGTGCTCACCACCCCTTCGCGCGCAGGAGACAAAAACGCTCCTCAAGGGATTTGTCCTGAGCGTGACCGGTGAGCCGCTCAATGGAGCCTCGGTGGTGGTCAAGGACCATGGTGAGGGGACGATCACCTCTCCCAACGGGGCTTTTCAACTGACGATATCTTCGAACAAAGTGGCGCTTATCGTCTCGGCCGTGGGGTATACCACCAAGGAAGAAGTTGTTCTTGTAAAAGAGGCGGGGGCACTCGTGATCCACTTATCGCCGGGGAAAAACGTACTGGACGAAGTGGTCGTCGTGGGGTACGGCACCCGGCGCAAGGCGGACCTGACGGGGTCGCTGACGGCCATTTCCGAACAGTCCCTTAAGGACGTGCCGGTGGCTAACCTGAGCGCGGCGTTGCAGGGACAGGGCGCGGGGATTGACGTCCAGAAAAGCGGGGGCAACAGCCACCCGGGGGCGGCGCCCAGCATCCTGGTGCGGGGTGTGCGCTCGATCGACGCGTCCAACAGCCCGCTGATCGTGGTGGACGGGATTCCTTTTAACGGGTCGATCGACGACATCAATACCAATGACGTGGTGGGGGTGACGGTGCTGAAGGATGCGTCCTCGACGGCAATATACGGGTCGAGGGGCGCGAACGGCGTTGTCCTGGTCACGACCAACCGGGGGCGGACCGGAAAACCCGTGGTTACCTACAGCGGTTATGGCGGGTTTACAAAACCGTCGGGGGAGTATGGCGTTATGAACGGACCGGAATTTGAAAACCTGAAAAAGTGGGGGCTGATCAACGGCAACCCCGGTAAATATACAGGGATCGACGACCCGGCGTTTATGACGGACGGGACGTTTGCCCCGGAAGAACTGTACGGTATCCGGCACAACCGGAGCACGGACTGGCAAAAGGAGGTGTATCGCACCGGCTTTATGACCGACCATCAGGTCGGCGTGTCGGGCGGGGCGGACTTTACGCAATACGCGGTCTCGGGGGGCTATCATAAGGAAACGGGGGTGTACCCGGGTCAGTCATTCGAGCGCTTTTCCGTAAAGCTGAGCGTGGACCAGCAACTGGGCCGGCTGATCCGGTTCGGGTTGAACAGCCTGGATTCTTATACCATCACCAACGGGGAAAACGCAAACCCCATGGAACAGGCGCTCAGGGCGAGTCCCCTGGCGTCGCCCTATGATTCCACGGGGGCGCTGATCAATTATTTTGTGCCTGGGAGCGCCAACCAGGTTTGGAATCCCCTGGACAACTTTGTCAAGGGGGCGGCGGTGGAGAACCGGAAACGCCTGAACACCTTTAACACCCTCTACCTGGACGTGAGCCTGGCCAAGGGGTTGAAGTACCGTTTTAACGCGGGGACCGAGATCCATACCGACATCTACGGGAACTTTTATGCGAGCAATACGACCAACAACTTAGGCGGTCTGTCGACGTCCACCAATTCGACGGGTATCAATACGTCGTATACGCTGG
This region of Dinghuibacter silviterrae genomic DNA includes:
- a CDS encoding alginate lyase family protein; translated protein: MLAILTVSGQKAPAPSTTPGAPVAPALLHWREVLPGIWKAVAGRPEKYTLLGAAGAVPDTTDIRDMGAAPFPFKDAPATVVLSDGKTYLRFPLDAKEQLYGFGLNFQTVHQRGKVLDLHVDNFAGRDNGRTHAPTPFYVSSKGYGVFINAARYLEVYAGTAVRRDSPHPPAVKDRNLNKTWSSRPYSDAVEILVPAEGAEVYLLGGPTPLEAVRRYNLLCGGGCLPPRWGLGFMQRLQRLATAEDALREAHDFGDKGYPLDVIGLEPGWQSSSYPCTLRWDSTRFPDPRRFLDGMHAADVRVNLWTNPYVSPTSPIYKALLPYTGSHTVWAGVVADMTLPQARALFFGQLQKDQVYPGVSGYKFDEVDGGDVYLWPDVATWPSGHSAEQMRQTYGLLMQRYSTALYRARNQRTFGLVRASGGGGASYPYVIYNDYYNHEDFITALVNSGFAGVLWTPEVRASKTAEEWLRRVQSNVFSPLAMINAWASGTKPWSFPEVANQVKAMALLRMRMMPYWYTAFARYHFQGVPPFRAMVLEAGFSEGALAMDAAPAAKGAPARGDTALEANPYAEATAREVKDQYMAGDCLLVAPMFTGQTTRKVILPKGRWYDFYTGAYAGDGEVISVTPGLDKIPLFVKEGGMIPMMPPLLHAPAAGQRVDLEIRCYGAQGTGRLYDDDGETYDYTRGLYTWRTLRFSRDAQGRLTGAISGPERGKPNTVGAVTWKDMTGAAGAPVPGGAATRGDGPQAVATADGPHAAATAGRPRPAGDTATPLALVVDTGTALALVIDTLRALTLTEAAWAMTQEPVTVTASHCARSAGGPHDFYSEGDYWWPVPGHPDSPYVQHDGQTNPDNFTKHREAMIRFSRIVGALASAYVLTKDDDYVRAALRHVRAWFVDTATRMNPDLRFAQAIQGRATGRGTGIIDAIQLMEVAQGLRVMAPSGAMDQNTLEGARAWFRDYLHWLTTHPYGLDEMNAANNHGTCWVMQAAVFARFTGEDSMEDFCRDRYEHVLLQKQMAAGGSFPPELKRTKPFGYSIFNLDAMATICQVLDLWQYRTDDGRDIAKGVAFLYPYLADKTKWPYPHDVMHWNDWPVAQPCLLFGALAFHRQDWLRAWARLAHAPTDPEVLRNLPVRHPLIWLDVTENVLGDLRGQNR
- a CDS encoding alpha-L-fucosidase; protein product: MRKLGNALVLFAVTASWGLQARAQGPLATAQGPASDGRVEVAGGGKADAADTTDKMAWWRDARFGLFIHWGVYSVPGGEYDGHAIGHAGEWIMNRGKIPVAQYQQFAKAFNPVKYNPDAWVRMARDAGMKYIVITAKHHDGFAMFKTGASKWNIVDATPYGRDVLKPLAAACRKYGIKLGFYYSQAQDWNNPGGAAARKVTSEGWANPDSATIDAYTAAHQGHWDPAQTTRSFADYIDQVAVPQVRELLTNYGKVAVLWWDTPVGMNDTLAKKLSDALALQPGIITNDRLERPDFPGDYKTPEQRIPKLNELDGKDWETCMTMNGTWGYKPSDTKWKTPETLIRNLIDIASKGGNYLLNVGPTPEGEIPPASVELLKAMGAWMKVNGEAIYGTKASPLGPLSWGRCTKKTDGTNTRLYLSVFDWPADGKLLVPGLTKTVSSARLLAGGQQVFTEAAADGLQIHLPAKAPDTIASVVCVEVEGVL